One genomic segment of Streptomyces liangshanensis includes these proteins:
- a CDS encoding histidine phosphatase family protein translates to MSVQVTLVAAARSSDLFDERFDEDRPLDRIGWHEIQLVAHSLVPLAAADLRYCSPTPRSRATGDALGYAPMAQPALRDCDMGRWRGFTFAEVAAREPAAVDAWLADPRAAPHGGEPLLAFISRVGGWLDTRPAQDIMAIVAVAEPAVVRAAVVYALNAPPRTYWYLDVRPLSTVTLTGAPGRWNLRLDAGAP, encoded by the coding sequence ATGAGTGTTCAGGTCACCTTGGTCGCCGCCGCGCGCAGCTCGGACCTGTTCGACGAGCGCTTCGACGAGGACCGCCCTCTGGACCGGATCGGCTGGCACGAGATCCAGCTCGTGGCGCACAGCCTGGTGCCCCTGGCCGCCGCCGATCTCCGCTACTGCTCGCCCACCCCGCGCAGCCGTGCCACCGGCGACGCACTCGGGTACGCGCCGATGGCGCAGCCCGCCCTGCGGGACTGTGACATGGGCCGCTGGCGGGGGTTCACCTTCGCCGAGGTGGCGGCCCGCGAGCCCGCCGCCGTGGACGCCTGGCTGGCCGACCCCCGGGCCGCCCCGCACGGCGGCGAACCCCTGCTGGCCTTCATCTCCCGCGTGGGCGGCTGGCTGGACACCAGGCCCGCGCAGGACATCATGGCGATCGTGGCGGTCGCGGAACCGGCGGTCGTCCGGGCGGCGGTGGTCTACGCGCTGAACGCCCCGCCCCGTACGTACTGGTACCTGGACGTCCGCCCCCTCTCCACCGTCACCCTCACCGGCGCCCCCGGCCGCTGGAACCTGCGCCTGGACGCGGGCGCCCCCTGA
- the recQ gene encoding DNA helicase RecQ, with product MSTPGTGSDIGPLLDGGGPEISDAGTSDALRVLHRVFGYDSFRGSQQEIIDHVVGGGDALVLMPTGGGKSLCYQIPALVRKGVGVVVSPLIALMQDQVDALRALGVRAGFLNSTQDLDERRMVEAEFLAGELDLLYLAPERLRVEATVRLLERGTISLFAIDEAHCVAQWGHDFRPDYLALSALHERWPDVPRIALTATATEATHSEIASRLKLQDARHFVASFDRPNIQYRIAPKNDPKKQLLQLLRAEHPGDAGIVYCLSRASVEKTAEFLVKNDVNALPYHAGLDSRTRAANQSRFLREDGLVMVATIAFGMGIDKPDVRFVAHLDLPKSVEGYYQETGRAGRDGLPSTAWLAYGLQDVVQQRKMIETSEGDDAHRRRLGEHVDAMLALCETVECRRVRLLAYFGQKSTACGNCDTCLTPAESWDGTVPVQKFLSTVVRLKRERNQKFGAGQITDILLGKKTAKVIQFDHDALSVFGIGTELREAEWRSVARQMLAQGLVAVEGDYGTLTLTDDSAEVLGGRRPVVLRREPESALRPARAEKTARNRAAPVDLPAEAVPVFESLRAWRAASAKEQGVPAYVIFHDATLREIAVLSPSTLAELGTVNGVGENKLAKYGEQILETLGGAA from the coding sequence ATGAGCACTCCCGGCACCGGTTCCGACATCGGCCCCCTCCTCGACGGCGGCGGCCCCGAGATCAGCGACGCGGGGACGAGCGACGCCCTGCGCGTGCTGCACCGCGTCTTCGGTTACGACTCCTTCCGCGGGAGCCAGCAGGAGATCATCGACCACGTGGTCGGCGGCGGTGACGCGCTCGTGCTGATGCCGACCGGCGGGGGGAAGTCGCTCTGCTACCAGATCCCCGCGCTGGTCCGCAAAGGGGTCGGGGTCGTGGTGTCGCCGCTCATCGCGCTCATGCAGGACCAGGTCGACGCGCTGCGGGCGCTCGGGGTGCGGGCCGGGTTCCTGAACTCGACGCAGGACCTGGACGAACGGCGCATGGTGGAGGCGGAGTTCCTCGCCGGGGAGCTGGACCTGCTCTACCTGGCGCCGGAGCGGCTGCGCGTGGAGGCGACCGTACGGCTGCTGGAGCGCGGCACGATCTCGCTGTTCGCGATCGACGAGGCGCACTGCGTGGCGCAGTGGGGCCACGACTTCCGCCCCGACTACCTCGCCCTGTCGGCGCTGCACGAGCGCTGGCCGGACGTACCGCGCATCGCGCTCACCGCGACGGCGACCGAGGCCACCCACTCGGAGATCGCGTCCCGCCTCAAGCTCCAGGACGCGCGGCACTTCGTCGCGAGCTTCGACCGGCCCAACATCCAGTACCGCATCGCGCCGAAGAACGACCCGAAGAAGCAGCTGTTGCAGTTGCTGCGCGCCGAACACCCCGGGGACGCGGGGATCGTCTACTGCCTGTCGCGCGCGTCGGTGGAGAAGACCGCCGAGTTCCTGGTGAAGAACGACGTCAACGCGCTTCCGTACCACGCGGGTCTGGATTCCAGGACGCGCGCCGCGAACCAGTCGCGCTTCCTGCGGGAGGACGGGTTGGTCATGGTGGCGACGATCGCGTTCGGCATGGGCATCGACAAGCCCGACGTACGGTTCGTGGCCCACCTCGACCTGCCCAAGTCGGTCGAGGGGTACTACCAGGAGACGGGCCGCGCCGGGCGTGACGGGCTGCCGTCCACGGCGTGGCTGGCGTACGGGCTCCAGGACGTCGTCCAGCAGCGGAAGATGATCGAGACCTCGGAGGGCGACGACGCGCACCGGCGACGGCTGGGCGAGCACGTCGACGCGATGCTCGCGCTGTGCGAGACCGTCGAGTGCCGCCGGGTGCGCCTGCTGGCGTACTTCGGCCAGAAGAGCACCGCGTGCGGGAACTGCGACACGTGTCTGACCCCGGCGGAGTCCTGGGACGGGACGGTGCCGGTGCAGAAGTTCCTCTCGACGGTGGTACGGCTCAAGCGAGAGCGCAACCAGAAGTTCGGCGCCGGGCAGATCACCGACATCCTGCTGGGCAAGAAGACCGCGAAGGTCATCCAGTTCGACCACGACGCGCTCAGTGTCTTCGGCATCGGCACGGAGCTGCGCGAGGCGGAATGGCGGAGTGTGGCCCGGCAGATGCTGGCGCAGGGCCTCGTGGCCGTCGAGGGCGACTACGGGACGCTGACGCTCACGGACGACAGCGCGGAGGTGCTGGGCGGGCGCCGGCCCGTCGTGCTGCGGCGGGAGCCGGAGAGCGCGCTGCGCCCGGCGCGGGCGGAGAAGACGGCGCGCAACCGCGCGGCGCCGGTGGACCTGCCGGCCGAGGCCGTGCCGGTGTTCGAGTCGCTGCGCGCGTGGCGGGCCGCGTCGGCGAAGGAGCAGGGCGTGCCCGCGTACGTGATCTTCCATGACGCGACGCTGCGGGAGATCGCGGTGCTGTCGCCGTCGACGCTGGCGGAGTTGGGCACGGTGAACGGGGTCGGGGAGAACAAACTCGCGAAGTACGGGGAGCAGATCCTGGAAACGCTGGGCGGCGCGGCGTGA
- a CDS encoding AraC family transcriptional regulator, with protein MLERLNRVMEQIEGDLAGTVDVAGWARTAATSEYHLRRMFSALAGMPLSEYVRRRRLTVAGAEVLGGRDSLLEIAVRYGYGSGEAFARAFRAVHGVGPGEARRTGAALVSQPRLTFRLTVEGSSSMRYRVVDRPDFAVVGLKARVPLVHVGPNQAIIDFVRGIDPGVRERLEKLSDQEPRGIVAVCDDLDPGRAEGTELDYYLGVITSAGATGASGVAEAPEGVTTLAVPAGTWAVFTASGPVPEAIQNLWRDVYAEWFPANPYRTRPGPEILRTRPSADGTEAEAELWLPVEREKD; from the coding sequence GGCGACCTCGCCGGGACCGTGGACGTGGCCGGATGGGCGCGCACCGCGGCCACCTCGGAGTACCACCTGCGCCGGATGTTCTCCGCGCTCGCCGGCATGCCGCTCTCGGAGTACGTGCGGCGGCGCCGGCTCACCGTCGCGGGCGCCGAGGTGCTCGGTGGACGTGACTCGCTGCTGGAGATCGCGGTGCGGTACGGGTACGGGTCGGGCGAGGCGTTCGCGCGGGCGTTCCGCGCGGTGCACGGCGTCGGCCCCGGCGAGGCGCGCCGTACCGGTGCCGCGCTCGTCTCCCAGCCCCGGTTGACCTTCCGCCTCACCGTCGAAGGAAGCAGCAGCATGCGCTATCGCGTCGTGGACAGGCCGGATTTCGCCGTTGTCGGCCTCAAGGCCCGGGTCCCCCTGGTGCACGTGGGGCCGAACCAGGCGATCATCGACTTCGTCCGGGGGATCGATCCGGGGGTGCGCGAACGCCTGGAGAAGCTGTCCGACCAGGAGCCGCGGGGCATCGTCGCGGTCTGCGACGACCTCGATCCCGGCCGCGCCGAGGGCACCGAACTCGACTACTACCTCGGGGTGATCACCTCCGCCGGGGCGACCGGGGCATCCGGGGTCGCCGAGGCGCCCGAGGGCGTCACCACTCTCGCCGTTCCGGCCGGCACCTGGGCCGTCTTCACCGCCTCGGGACCGGTGCCGGAGGCGATCCAGAACCTCTGGCGGGACGTGTACGCGGAGTGGTTCCCGGCGAACCCGTACCGCACCCGCCCCGGCCCGGAGATCCTGCGCACCCGCCCGTCCGCGGACGGGACGGAGGCGGAGGCGGAGTTGTGGCTGCCGGTGGAGCGGGAGAAGGACTGA
- a CDS encoding PLP-dependent aminotransferase family protein yields the protein MHERSSVRELADILREELNRYPPGGKLPSSRALVEHHHVSPVTVSRALARLAAEGLVVTRPGAGAFRAAARPTAPPAGDTSWQEVTLSADAQAELVPRSVDASAVLVTLAAPPPGVVEFNGGYLHPSLQPEQAMGAALARAGRRPGAWGRPPAEGLPELREWFARSVGDRCTAAEVLVTAGGQSALTTAVRALAPPGAPVLVESPTYPGMLAIARAAGLRPVPVPVDSDGVRPDLLAAAFRATGARVFVCQPLFQNPTGAVLSPDRRPQVLRIAREAGAFVVEDDFARRLVHEDAGPLPAPLAADDPDGVVVHVSSLTKAASASLRVGMLAARGPVLERLRAIHVVDTFFVPRPLQEAALELVGSAAWSRHLRALAGALRTRRDTMAAALRRELPELAVPHLPAGGHHLWIRLPDGADEPAVVSAALRAGVAVAPGRAYFSAEAPAGRLRLSFAAVAGPAEIDEGVRRLRTACDEALLPPGGG from the coding sequence ATGCACGAGCGTAGCAGTGTACGAGAACTGGCCGACATCCTGCGCGAGGAGCTGAACCGCTACCCTCCCGGCGGAAAGCTGCCGTCGAGCCGCGCGCTCGTCGAGCACCACCACGTCTCCCCGGTCACCGTCTCCCGCGCCCTCGCCCGCCTCGCCGCCGAGGGCCTGGTCGTCACCCGCCCCGGCGCCGGTGCCTTCCGCGCCGCCGCCCGGCCCACCGCCCCGCCGGCCGGTGACACCTCCTGGCAGGAGGTCACGCTCAGCGCCGACGCCCAGGCCGAACTCGTTCCCCGGTCCGTCGACGCCTCCGCCGTCCTCGTCACCCTCGCCGCGCCACCCCCCGGAGTCGTCGAGTTCAACGGCGGCTACCTGCACCCCTCCCTCCAGCCCGAACAGGCGATGGGCGCCGCCCTGGCACGGGCCGGCCGGCGCCCCGGTGCGTGGGGGCGGCCGCCCGCCGAGGGCCTCCCGGAGCTGCGCGAGTGGTTCGCCCGCTCGGTCGGGGACCGCTGCACGGCCGCCGAGGTGCTGGTCACCGCGGGCGGCCAGAGCGCCCTGACGACCGCGGTACGGGCCCTCGCCCCGCCCGGCGCCCCGGTACTCGTCGAATCGCCCACCTACCCCGGCATGCTGGCCATCGCCCGCGCCGCCGGACTGCGCCCCGTACCCGTCCCCGTCGACTCCGACGGCGTACGGCCCGACCTCCTCGCCGCCGCCTTCCGGGCCACCGGCGCCCGGGTGTTCGTCTGCCAGCCGCTCTTCCAGAACCCCACCGGCGCCGTCCTCTCGCCGGACCGCAGGCCCCAGGTGCTCAGGATCGCCCGGGAGGCGGGCGCCTTCGTCGTGGAGGACGACTTCGCCCGCAGGCTGGTCCACGAGGACGCGGGCCCGCTGCCCGCGCCCCTCGCCGCCGACGACCCCGACGGCGTGGTCGTCCACGTCAGCTCCCTCACCAAGGCCGCCTCGGCGAGCCTGCGCGTCGGCATGCTCGCCGCCCGCGGCCCCGTCCTGGAACGGCTGCGCGCCATCCACGTCGTCGACACCTTCTTCGTCCCGCGCCCCCTCCAGGAAGCCGCCCTGGAACTCGTCGGATCCGCCGCCTGGAGCCGGCACCTGCGCGCCCTCGCCGGGGCGTTGCGGACCCGCAGGGACACCATGGCCGCCGCCCTGCGCCGGGAACTGCCCGAACTGGCCGTCCCGCACCTGCCCGCCGGCGGCCACCACCTCTGGATCCGTCTCCCCGACGGCGCCGACGAACCGGCCGTCGTCTCCGCCGCACTGCGCGCGGGGGTGGCCGTCGCCCCGGGCCGCGCCTACTTCAGCGCCGAGGCGCCGGCCGGGCGGCTGCGGCTGAGCTTCGCCGCGGTGGCCGGTCCCGCGGAGATCGACGAGGGGGTACGCAGGCTCCGCACCGCCTGTGACGAGGCACTCCTTCCGCCGGGCGGAGGGTAG